Within Patescibacteria group bacterium, the genomic segment ATAAAACCCCATATTATTTGCATTTACATATAACGGCTAAGGGTAGGGAAGAAGAATTAGGAATAAAGAATACATCAGTTGGTTTCTGGACAAAGAATTTTGAGTGGCCGTTGCATAAATTATCGGATTATTTGGGTGTAAGGGTTGCGAATAAGATATTTTGTGTTAGCGAATCTGTAAAAGAAGAGGCGCAAAAATATTATGGGGCTGACCCATCAAAGACTTATTTTTTAGGAAGTGGTGTAAATATGAATCTATTTAAACCGGTAAATCGGAAAATGAGAAGGGGAAAGACTGTGCTGTTTTCGGGTACGCTTGTTGGGAGAAAAAACCCGGATTTGGTTATAAAAGCGCTAAAATATTTGCCGAAAGAGTATAGGGTGGTATTTGCTGGGGCGGGAAACGCGAAGGGATTAAACGAACTAGCGGAGAGAGAAAAGGTGTTTGATAGAGTAAGGTTTATAAATAACATTTCCTACAGAAGCATGCCGTTTGTATATCAAACATCCGATATTTTTGTGATGCCTTCTAATTACGAGGGTTATCCGAAGGTTGTGCTAGAAGCGTTATCTTGTGGCAAACCGGCTTTAGTAAGTGGTTTTAAAATATCAAAGGAGATTGAAAGATACACTTTTCCCGCAAACAGGAACCCGAAGGATTTAGCCGAACAGATTAAAAATATCTTGAAAAAAACTCCAGTAGTAGATAAAGAA encodes:
- a CDS encoding glycosyltransferase family 4 protein; translated protein: VIFCAGLRSNKVHQKGVKIIRFPRQLARFSIFLTTAPTILLGYFVYRLLGNKVDIIHGHGHLPIYFHMYKYLFGWLDKTPYYLHLHITAKGREEELGIKNTSVGFWTKNFEWPLHKLSDYLGVRVANKIFCVSESVKEEAQKYYGADPSKTYFLGSGVNMNLFKPVNRKMRRGKTVLFSGTLVGRKNPDLVIKALKYLPKEYRVVFAGAGNAKGLNELAEREKVFDRVRFINNISYRSMPFVYQTSDIFVMPSNYEGYPKVVLEALSCGKPALVSGFKISKEIERYTFPANRNPKDLAEQIKNILKKTPVVDKETIENIEQNFSWNALARKLDSYYKG